The window CTTGAGGTTAAATCGCTGACGAAAAGTGTCTCCAATGGTAGCGGTCGTCTGGACATATTGAAAGGCGTCGATATACAAATCAAGGTGGGAGAGTCGCTGGCGATTATCGGGCGCTCCGGCTCAGGCAAGACCACTCTGCTGAGCATCATGGCGGGCCTTGACCTGCCGTCAGCGGGTCAGGTGCGTATGCTGGGCAAGGATCTGGCGCAACTGGACGAAGATGGCCGCGCGGCGATTCGCGCTCAACATGTCGGTTTTGTTTTTCAATCCTTTCAGCTTATTCCCACCATGACGGCTCTGGAAAATGTGATGTTGCCCCTGGATCTCGCTGGCGCCGCGGACAGCCGTGAGCGGGCGCGCCAGTGGTTGGACCGGGTTGGACTGTTGGAGCGGGAAGGGCATTACCCGCGCCAGTTGTCCGGAGGCGAGCAACAGCGGGTTGCTGTGGCCAGGGCCTTCGCCACGGAGCCTGATATTCTATTTGCGGATGAACCCACTGGAAATCTGGATCTGGAAACCGGGCAGCACATCATGGATCTGCTGTTCGACCTGAACAAGCAGCATTCAACGACGTTGATACTGGTCACCCATGACCGCGAACTGGCGGGCCGCTGCGGGCGTTCTCTGGCGCTGGATCAAGGCGTTCTGGAGGCCGCGTAATGACAGGTTCTACGCGACCGCTGCAACTCTGGCTGAGAGAGTGGAGACAGCCTTCATTCCGTTTGTTGTGGCTTGCGCTGTTTGTCGCTGTGCTGACGGTGGCGTCGATCACGGCCTTTACCGGGCGATTGAAGGCGGTTTTCGATGACGGCGCCTCCCGGTTCCTCGGTGGCGATCAGGTAATCGAAAGCTCCGGCAATCTTTCCGACGCCTGGGTGAAAGAAGCGCAGAAATTGGGTTTGGAGACCGCGTTCACGCTGGAATTCTCCACCATGTTGAACCGTGGCGATCAGTTTCAATTGGTCGCAGTCAAAGCGGTGGATGAAGGGTATCCGCTGAAAGGCGAAGTGGGCGTGGTGACTCAGGCAGGCGCTCCCTCGCAGACGGTGAAGCAGGGGCCGGCGCAAGGCGAAGTCTGGCTGGCGCCAAGACTGTTCTCCCTGCTGGGCGTGCAGTTGGGGGACGCCGTTGGCGTTGGGCATAAGCAGTTAAAAGTGACCGGGTTACTGACGAAGGAGCCTGACCCTTCTTTTTCTTTCATGAATGTGGCCCCCCGCGTTTTGATGAACTACGAGGATGTCGCCGCCACGGCGGTGGCGCAGCCTGGAAGCCGCTTGAAATATCGCCTGCTGCTGGCCGGCGACGAGCCGCGACTGGAGCAGTTCAATGCGGACATTGCGTCGTCACTGACCGCCTCCGAGCGCATCGTCTCAGCGAAAGACGGTCGTCCGGCAGTCTCGCGGGCGATAGAGCGGGCCGAGCGTTATCTGTTATTAGGCGGCGTATTGGGCGTGCTGCTGGCGGCGGTGGCGCTCACCGTCACGGCGCAGTATTACGCTCAGCAGCAGAAAGACACGGTGGCTCTGCTGAAAACCCTGGGGTGTCGCAGTGGTCAGCTACGCATGCGTTTTGCGTCACTGTTGTTAATTTCCGCCGTAACCGCGTCGATATTGGGGCTGGGGTGCGGGCTGCTCTTTGAGCAATGGGCGGTGTGGGCCATGGGCGATATGCTGCCGCCGCTGCATACATCCTTGCCTCTTAATTGGATCTGGTTGCCGCTGCTGACACTGGCGATTGTACTGGCGGCGTTCGCCTGGCCGGTGTTTCGGGCCCTGGCCAAGCAACCCCCCATGTTTATTCTGCGGCAGGCGGCGGCCAATGCGGACTTTCAGCGCATGCTTGGATTCTCCAAGTCGCGCATGCTGTCCGCCCTGATCGGCTTTGCGGCGTTGTTGATGGTCTACAGCGGTGAATTAACCATCGTCGCTGCTGTATTGGTCGGACTGGCGGTGATGATCGCCGTAGCGGCCTGGCTCATGAAAATGTGGGTGAAGCTGCGTCCGCCGCGTCGCACGGTCACCCCGGGGGCGCTGCGGGCCGGCGCCGATCAGTTGAAGCGTCGCCCCTGGTCGACGGTGCCGCACGTACTGGCGCTGGGCAGCGCCTGGGCTTTGCTGTTGACCCTGTTTCTGGTGCGAACGGAGCTGGTGGATAACTGGCGGGCGCAAATTCCGGAAAATGCGCCGAATCACTTCTTTATCAACATCGCTCCCTATGAAGTGGAGCCGATGCGAACCTTGTTCGAGCAGAATAATATCGCTGCGGCGCCATTGTATCCCATGGTGCGCGGCCGTCTGACCCATATCAACGGCGAACCTGTGCGGACGGTGGTCAGCAAGGAGCGAGAGGTCGGCGCTTTGAACCGGGAACTCAATCTAACCTGGATGGCGGATCTGCCGGAAGATAACCGAATCCTGAGCGGTACCTGGTGGGATGGGGCGTCGAGCGCGCAAGGCGGCGTTCCCGGCGTGTCGATTGAAAGCCAGTTGGCGCAGCGACTTGACGTGAAGCTGGGGGACGCTCTGACTTTCCAGATCGGCGGCGCTACATTGGAGTCGAAAGTACAGAGCATTCGCAGCGTACAGTGGGACAGCCTTAAGCCTAACTTTTACATGGCTTTCGCGCCCGGCGCCCTGGATGGCTTCGCTGCGACCTATCTGACCAGCGCTTATCTGGGCGATAACAAAACTGAGATGGTGAACCAGATTAATCGCCAGTTTCCCACCGTGTCGGTGCTGGAGTTGGATCAATTTGTGGTGAAAGTGCGGGAAGTCATCGCGCAGGTGTCTTTGGCGATAGAAGCGTTATTGGCGCTGATTTTCGCGGCGGCGCTGTTGGTGGTGGCGTCGTTGCTGGCGCGCGAGGCGCCTTCGCGACGTGCGGAGACTGCGCTGTTTCGGGCGCTGGGCGCCCACCGGCGCGTTGTAATTGGCGCGACCGTAGGAGAGTTCAGCCTGATTGGCGCCTTTGCCGGCGTCATGGGCGTTATCGTGGCCGAGAGCGTGGCGGGATTTCTGCAATATCGACTGTTTGAGCTGCCTTTTAGCCTGCACTGGGAGTTGTGGTTGCTGGCGCCGCTAATCAGCGCCGCTGCGACGGCGGCTTATGCATACTGGCGTTTACGGGGCGCTCTGCTGGCTCCCCCTCATGCGACGTTGCAATCCGGCTTCGTTGAGTAGGCTGGCGTAAATGGCGGAGGCGGTTACGCAGGCATGCAAGCCATGCAAGGCGGTGGTCAAGTATCTGCGGGAATACGCGGAAGCGGAAAGCCAGGCGCTTGCGGGCATAGAGGGACGCTGGCGCGGCGTTATTATCATTCCAGCCTTTGCTGAGGATTATGCAGGGCTTAAGCGCGTCGCGGCATCTTTAACTCACGCCGATTGCTTGCAAATCTGGGTGATCAACGCGCCGGTATCGGCGGATGCGGGTGCATTGGCGGCGACCCAGGCGTGTTTGCGGCGCGCGCAAAGCGAAGGCCGTATCCTGTGGCGCCACGCCAATGTGGAACTGTTGGAGATTGGTGGCGCAGCTGTCCTGCTGGTGGATCGGTGCGCTCAGGAAACCCTGATTCCCAAAGAGCAGGGGGTGGGGCTGGCCCGCAAAATCGGCGGCGATATGGCTTTGGCTTTGATCGCGAGCGGCTACCTGCAAACTACGTGGATTCACTTCACCGACGCTGACGCGGAGCTTCCTGCGGATTATTTCGATCAAGCGGCCCAAGCTGACGGCGGCGTCGCGCTGGTTTACCCGTTTCGCCACCGTGGCGAAGGCGACGCGAGACAGCAACGTCTGATGCGAATTTATGACAACAAGTTACGCAGCTACGTGGTGGGTTTGCAGGCGGCGGGGTCTCCCTATGCGTATCACACTATCGGCAGCACACTGGCTTGTCGCGCGGACGCCTACGCGATGGTGCGAGGAATGCCTTTGCGTGCGGCGGGGGAAGACTTTTACCTGCTTAACAAGCTCGCCAAGCTGGGTCCGGTATTGCAGCCGCAAGGCGAAGCAATCGTTTTAAGCGGGCGGCTGAGCAGCCGGGTTCCTTTTGGAACCGGGCCAGCGCTGCAAACGGCGCTGGAAGGTGAGGGTGCGATGGCCTTCTATCACCCGGCGACCTACCCGTGTTTACACATACTTTTGCAATCCGTGGCGATGCTGTGGCGTCTGCGGGAACAGCCGGAAGCGTCGATATCTAAGCTCGCCGAGGCGTTAAGCGCGTACACCGGGCGCGCGGATTTAGCCAATCAGGCTCTGGAGGCGTTCGCTGTCGCCGGAGCAGTGCGTCGTTTTGCTGCGCAATCCTCCACTGAGCAAGTCTTCCGTCGCCACTTTCACTGTTGGTTCGACGGATTTCAGACGCTTAAATGGATACACTGGTGGCGGGACAACCTGTATCCCAGTATCTACTGTGAACAGGATGAACAAGTACGCGCTTTGATGAATGAAATAGAGGATAAGGACGAAGTATGAGCCAAGCCTCACTCTCTGGTATGCCCGATGTGCATAAGGCCGCGCCGGAGTCGCTACTAGTGACGTTAACTCCCTGGGAGTATGCCGCGGAGCCGGGAATGATGATTCGAGGCTGGCGCAGCCGCCCCTCGGGCAAACCGATACTGCACTTTATGCATGGCAACGGTTTCTGTGGATTAACCTATGAGCCTTTGTTGCGCCTGCTCGCCGAGCATTACGACTTGTTTCTCAGCGACGCGCAGGGACATGGCGACAGCGACGCCGGTGGGTCGTTTCGCGGCTGGAATGCAACGGCGGAAACCGCCTACGCCGCCTGGCGGCATTTTCGTGCGGATTATGGCGCGGTTCCGGCGCTAGGCATGGGACACAGTTTCGGCGGCGTGTTGACGACGCTGATCGCCGCGGCCCACCAGGATGCGTTCGATCAGGTGGTGGCGCTGGACCCGGTCTATTTCACTCCAACCATGTTGCGAGCGCTGACCGCCTATCGCTGGTTGCGATTGCGCGCCCCCAATCCCTTGGCGGCGCGGGCCGAAAACCGGCGCGATGGCTGGGACGACATAGCGGCGGCGCGTGAGTATTTTGAGGGACGCGGGATGCTCAAAGGCTGGCGCGCCGACGCATTGGACGCCTATATCCAGCATGCGCTGCAGGAATCCGAGCAGGGATTGACCCTGAAGTGTCCGCCACGTTTGGAGGCGGCGGTGTTCGCAACCTTTCCAGATAGACTGTGGCCTGCCATCAAACACGTGCGCCAACCCATGGCGATTATTTATGGGGAAAGCTCTTATCCATTCGTTGTGAAGTCCGCGCAGCGGGCGGCGTCCGTCAATCGAAGGGTGCGATTACAATCGCTTCCGGGCGGACATTGTTTTATGCAGGAAGATCCAGACGCCGCCTTCGCACATATCCTGGCTTTGGCGGCGTCCGCTGAGGGTTAGCGTAAACGGTAGCTATGCAGACGGGTGAGCAGCGATAAGTCCTTACGCTGCGCCGCCTCCGTCGCAATGGCGCTGAACACCGGTTTGGCCTGTTGACCGGGACTGGCGGGCCCCAAGGTGAGGGTGTCCTGCTTCATGACCCAGCCGCTCGCGTTTATCAAGGCCACTTCGACCACAATATTGTTCACTTCCAAAGCGCTTTGATTGATATAGGTAATGAAGGCGCGACCTTGCTTATCTTTCAGTGTCTGCAGTTGCAGATAACGCTCAGGATTCTTCGGCAAGTCCAGGCGCGATAGCTTCTGGCGGGCTTCCTGGCCGTAAGCTCCTGACGCCTCCGCCGCTGCGCTGTAGTGGCTGATCGCGGCGGCGGAATTATTGCTCTGCGCTTCAATATCGCCCAGCGCCAGATTGGCCACGGAAGTCGGCAGTAAATCGTTGGCGCGGCGCAGATCCTGCGCGGCTTTGGCGCTGTCTCCCTTCTCTTTATAAGCCAGGCCGCGCTTGAGAGTGTGAGCGAAGTAATCAGGGTTCAGCGATACGGCTTTGTCATACTCCTTCAAGGCGGCGGATTCTTTGTTCTGCTTTTTATAGATGTCGCCGCGCAGGGAGTAAAACATCGCTTCTTCCGGCTCCAGCTTGATGGCCTGATTGGCCCGTTGCAGCGCTTTGTCGGCATCGCCCGCCTTTAACGCCTGAACGCCCTCGTCGTAGGCGTCGTAAGCGGGAGCGGTTTTGAGCAGGCGCGCTGTCGCCTTCACGAAGGCGTCTTTACCGCGATAGTTAGACTTGGGTAGCGTCAGCGCGGTGCGTCGATTTTCTTCCACGCGTTCAGGAGAGGGCGGATGTGAAGCGAACAAGCCTTCCAGCCAATTCTGCGAATGTCCCTCGGAAAGCTTCACGAACAGTTGCTGCAGCTCCACCGCAGCCTGGGTGTCGTAACCGGCGGCGGCCATGTATTGCATGCCGTAGTGATCGGACTCCAGCTCATGATCTCGACCGTACTTCGCTACCGCCATCGTGGCGCCCATGGCGGCTCCGCCTACTAATATGTCTCGATAGTCCTGATTGTCCAGCGCCAGTCCCAGGCCGGCCACGCCAGCTGAGATAAGCAAATTCGACTGCATGCGCTTGGCGCTGTGGCGGGCTGCGGCGTGAACGATTTCGTGGCCGAGCACGGCGGCCAGCTGCGCCTCATCATCCAGCTTCGCTAACAGGCCGCGGTTGATGGCGATCTTGCCTGAGGGCAGCGCCCAGGCATTGGGGATGGAATTATTCAGTACTACGAATTCATAGGGCAGGTCAGGGCGGTCGCTGACTTTGGCGAGCTTTTCCCCCACCTGGCGTACATAGAAGGTCAGCTCCGGATCAAGATAATACAGTCCGCCCTGGGATTGTTGCGCGGGGTGGTACTGTTCCTGTCCCAGGCTCATCTCTTGCTGCTCGCTGATGATCATGATCTCGCGTTTACCGGTGACCGGGTTCACGCTGCACCCTTGCAGCAAGATCAGGATTAGGCACAGGCTACATGTAAAGAGGCGTAGCATTATCTTCTCCAAGCGTCTAAATGAATTTCTACAAAAAATGGTCAAAAATAATATCAAAGTATCTAACGATTATGGTGTTATGAATCTACTGGATTATATTGCTCTCGTCTGGTTCTTATTGAATTGCGTCGGTTACACCTATTATTCGGAACACCGCGCGAAAACCCGGCCCTGTCTCTCCAATACGTTGGATTTGTACCGCGCCGACTGGATGCGCCGTACGCTGATGCGCGACGCCCGTATCGCCGACGCTTCTGTAGTGGGCAGTCTGGAGCGCAACGGCGCTTTCTTCGCCTCAAGCAGCTTGCTGATCCTCGCGGGTTTGATCACTGCTATAGGGTATACGGACAAAGCCATGTCCGTCTTTAGTGATCTACCCTATATCGCCCAGACCGGCAAGTTCATGTGGGAACTCAAGCTGGTGGTGCTGTGCGCGGTGTTCGTGTATTCCTTTTTCAAATTCACCTGGTCTATGCGGCAATACAACTTCTGCGGTGTGCTCATCAGCAGCGCGCCCTTGACCTATGAGGACAAGGTCAGCTCCGGCGCGCGTGAGGCGCTGGCCCAGTCCGCCGCACGGGTGGCGAATCTGGCCGGGGATTCTTTTAACCTGGGTTTACGGTCATACTATTACGGACTCGCCGTACTGACCTGGTTTATCCATCCAATATTGTTTATGGCGATAACCAGCGCAGTGGTGGCCATCCTGTTTCAACGGGAGTTCCGGTCCCGCGCTCTGAAAGCGCTGCGCGCCGGTAAGACCTTTGAGGATGCGGCGGCGGGGAAAGAGTAATCGCGGAGCGTCGACAATGTATCGCATGTGACGCCGCCGCGGTTGAATCACTTCTGCGTCTGGGGCGATTGAGATTGATGAAATCCAGTCGCCGCTGCGCAGGACGTTCATTCAATTTATATAGCGACGGATAACTGAAACATGCAGCAGTACGAACCCTGGGAGAACGACGAAATTCGTTTTGGCCGGGTATCGAGGTTTCTGGATAGCCTTAATCAATGTCGAGAACTTGGCATCAAAGTGACTTGCGCCAATGCGGATGGCCTGGAGCTGGAACTGCCTTACAGCGAACACATCGTTGGCGACACCGATACGGGCGTCATTCATGGCGGCGCCATCACTACGTTGATGGATACCGCTTCCGGCGGCAGCGTATTGTGTTGTCTGCCCGAGCTGGAGTTGTGTCCTACCCTGGATCTGCGGGTGGACTACATGCGTCCGGCGCAGCCCGGCAAAACTGTCTTCGCCCGCGCCCGTTGCTATCGGGTGACCGGCACGATCGTCTTCACTCGCTGTGAAGCTTTTCAGCGGGGCCCGGACACCACGGTGGCCAACTGCGTCGCCACGTTCATGCGGATTGGGCGCGATGCGTCCCCCGACTGGTTCTGGGAAAAGATCGAGGGCAGGAAGTAATGATGGAGTCTTTACAGCAACACGTCGCCCAGGCGCACCGCAGCGGCGACTACAACAAGCTTCTGGAACTGATTCCCTACGCCAGCACCCTCGGCGTGCGCTGTGAGCGTTTCGGCAATGAAGTGGTGTTTATTCTGCCCAAGCGGGAGCAGAATTTGGGCAACCCCATCTTGCCGGCGATTCACGGTGGCGTGATCGGCGGATTCATGGAGTTGGCCGCTGCGTTCCATCTTGCCATTTTCCTGGAGATTGACACTTTCCCCCGGATTGTCGACTTTTCTTTGGACTACCTGCGTGCGGGTCTGTATCAGGAGACCTATGCGGAGTGCAAGCTGACCCGTCGCGGCAACCGCGTCGCCAATGTCAGCGTCAGCGCATGGCAGAAAAAGCGCAAGGACCCGATTGCATTGGCGCGAGCACATTTTTTGCTCGGCTGAGTCGCTTCATCGAGCCGCGGGGCGTCCCCTGCGGCTTTTCCTTTATATAGCTCTTCTAATACATCTCTTCTTATATATTCGTTCATAGTATTCGAAGCGCTTTGGCGGATTGTCACGGCAACGCGGAGATGGACCTGGGCCTGCTTAGCTAGGCGGGCGCGATCACTTCGCAATGAATTTCACCATCGCTGAGACGGGCTTTGACTTTTTGTCCCGTGCGCACCTCTTTCTCGCTGCGAATAATCTGGCCGTTTTCGTCAGAAACAATGGCGTATCCTCTTGCGAGAGTGGCGATAGGGCTGACCGCTTCCATATGTCCACACAACTTGGCGAAGTGCTGAGACTTGTGCCTTAGCACGGACAGGACGGCGGTTTGCAAGCGGTGATCAAGAGCGTCCACTGTAGCGTGGCGGTTTTTTAAGGACTGCCTGGGGCTGGACGCTAACAGGCGCTCGTGTAGATGA is drawn from Hahella sp. KA22 and contains these coding sequences:
- a CDS encoding ABC transporter ATP-binding protein; translation: MTSVDVLEVKSLTKSVSNGSGRLDILKGVDIQIKVGESLAIIGRSGSGKTTLLSIMAGLDLPSAGQVRMLGKDLAQLDEDGRAAIRAQHVGFVFQSFQLIPTMTALENVMLPLDLAGAADSRERARQWLDRVGLLEREGHYPRQLSGGEQQRVAVARAFATEPDILFADEPTGNLDLETGQHIMDLLFDLNKQHSTTLILVTHDRELAGRCGRSLALDQGVLEAA
- a CDS encoding ABC transporter permease, translated to MTGSTRPLQLWLREWRQPSFRLLWLALFVAVLTVASITAFTGRLKAVFDDGASRFLGGDQVIESSGNLSDAWVKEAQKLGLETAFTLEFSTMLNRGDQFQLVAVKAVDEGYPLKGEVGVVTQAGAPSQTVKQGPAQGEVWLAPRLFSLLGVQLGDAVGVGHKQLKVTGLLTKEPDPSFSFMNVAPRVLMNYEDVAATAVAQPGSRLKYRLLLAGDEPRLEQFNADIASSLTASERIVSAKDGRPAVSRAIERAERYLLLGGVLGVLLAAVALTVTAQYYAQQQKDTVALLKTLGCRSGQLRMRFASLLLISAVTASILGLGCGLLFEQWAVWAMGDMLPPLHTSLPLNWIWLPLLTLAIVLAAFAWPVFRALAKQPPMFILRQAAANADFQRMLGFSKSRMLSALIGFAALLMVYSGELTIVAAVLVGLAVMIAVAAWLMKMWVKLRPPRRTVTPGALRAGADQLKRRPWSTVPHVLALGSAWALLLTLFLVRTELVDNWRAQIPENAPNHFFINIAPYEVEPMRTLFEQNNIAAAPLYPMVRGRLTHINGEPVRTVVSKEREVGALNRELNLTWMADLPEDNRILSGTWWDGASSAQGGVPGVSIESQLAQRLDVKLGDALTFQIGGATLESKVQSIRSVQWDSLKPNFYMAFAPGALDGFAATYLTSAYLGDNKTEMVNQINRQFPTVSVLELDQFVVKVREVIAQVSLAIEALLALIFAAALLVVASLLAREAPSRRAETALFRALGAHRRVVIGATVGEFSLIGAFAGVMGVIVAESVAGFLQYRLFELPFSLHWELWLLAPLISAAATAAYAYWRLRGALLAPPHATLQSGFVE
- a CDS encoding alpha/beta fold hydrolase; amino-acid sequence: MSQASLSGMPDVHKAAPESLLVTLTPWEYAAEPGMMIRGWRSRPSGKPILHFMHGNGFCGLTYEPLLRLLAEHYDLFLSDAQGHGDSDAGGSFRGWNATAETAYAAWRHFRADYGAVPALGMGHSFGGVLTTLIAAAHQDAFDQVVALDPVYFTPTMLRALTAYRWLRLRAPNPLAARAENRRDGWDDIAAAREYFEGRGMLKGWRADALDAYIQHALQESEQGLTLKCPPRLEAAVFATFPDRLWPAIKHVRQPMAIIYGESSYPFVVKSAQRAASVNRRVRLQSLPGGHCFMQEDPDAAFAHILALAASAEG
- a CDS encoding M48 family metalloprotease, giving the protein MLRLFTCSLCLILILLQGCSVNPVTGKREIMIISEQQEMSLGQEQYHPAQQSQGGLYYLDPELTFYVRQVGEKLAKVSDRPDLPYEFVVLNNSIPNAWALPSGKIAINRGLLAKLDDEAQLAAVLGHEIVHAAARHSAKRMQSNLLISAGVAGLGLALDNQDYRDILVGGAAMGATMAVAKYGRDHELESDHYGMQYMAAAGYDTQAAVELQQLFVKLSEGHSQNWLEGLFASHPPSPERVEENRRTALTLPKSNYRGKDAFVKATARLLKTAPAYDAYDEGVQALKAGDADKALQRANQAIKLEPEEAMFYSLRGDIYKKQNKESAALKEYDKAVSLNPDYFAHTLKRGLAYKEKGDSAKAAQDLRRANDLLPTSVANLALGDIEAQSNNSAAAISHYSAAAEASGAYGQEARQKLSRLDLPKNPERYLQLQTLKDKQGRAFITYINQSALEVNNIVVEVALINASGWVMKQDTLTLGPASPGQQAKPVFSAIATEAAQRKDLSLLTRLHSYRLR
- a CDS encoding DUF599 domain-containing protein; its protein translation is MNLLDYIALVWFLLNCVGYTYYSEHRAKTRPCLSNTLDLYRADWMRRTLMRDARIADASVVGSLERNGAFFASSSLLILAGLITAIGYTDKAMSVFSDLPYIAQTGKFMWELKLVVLCAVFVYSFFKFTWSMRQYNFCGVLISSAPLTYEDKVSSGAREALAQSAARVANLAGDSFNLGLRSYYYGLAVLTWFIHPILFMAITSAVVAILFQREFRSRALKALRAGKTFEDAAAGKE
- a CDS encoding PaaI family thioesterase, with the translated sequence MQQYEPWENDEIRFGRVSRFLDSLNQCRELGIKVTCANADGLELELPYSEHIVGDTDTGVIHGGAITTLMDTASGGSVLCCLPELELCPTLDLRVDYMRPAQPGKTVFARARCYRVTGTIVFTRCEAFQRGPDTTVANCVATFMRIGRDASPDWFWEKIEGRK
- a CDS encoding PaaI family thioesterase; its protein translation is MESLQQHVAQAHRSGDYNKLLELIPYASTLGVRCERFGNEVVFILPKREQNLGNPILPAIHGGVIGGFMELAAAFHLAIFLEIDTFPRIVDFSLDYLRAGLYQETYAECKLTRRGNRVANVSVSAWQKKRKDPIALARAHFLLG